A part of Escherichia marmotae genomic DNA contains:
- the nlpI gene encoding lipoprotein NlpI, with the protein MKPFLRWCFVATALTLAGCSNTSWRKSEVLAVPLQPTLQQEVILARMEQILASRALTDDERAQLLYERGVLYDSLGLRALARNDFSQALAIRPDMPEVFNYLGIYLTQAGNFDAAYEAFDSVLELDPTYNYAHLNRGIALYYGGRDKLAQDDLLAFYQDDPNDPFRSLWLYLAEQKLDEKQAKEVLKQHFEKSDKEQWGWNIVEFYLGNISEQTLMERLKADATDNTSLAEHLSETNFYLGKYYLSLGDLDSATALFKLAVANNVHNFVEHRYALLELSLLGQDQDDLAESDQQ; encoded by the coding sequence ATGAAGCCTTTTTTGCGCTGGTGTTTCGTTGCGACAGCACTTACGCTTGCAGGATGCAGTAATACTTCCTGGCGTAAAAGTGAAGTCCTCGCAGTACCATTGCAACCGACTTTACAGCAGGAAGTGATTCTGGCACGTATGGAACAGATCCTTGCCAGTCGGGCTTTAACCGATGACGAACGCGCGCAGCTTTTATATGAGCGCGGAGTGTTGTATGATAGTCTCGGTCTGAGGGCATTAGCGCGTAACGATTTTTCGCAAGCGCTGGCAATCCGACCGGATATGCCTGAAGTATTCAATTACTTAGGCATATATTTAACGCAGGCAGGCAATTTTGATGCTGCCTATGAAGCGTTTGATTCTGTACTTGAGCTTGATCCAACTTACAACTACGCGCACTTGAATCGCGGGATCGCATTATATTACGGCGGTCGTGACAAGTTAGCGCAAGATGATCTGCTGGCGTTTTATCAAGACGATCCCAATGATCCTTTCCGTAGTCTGTGGCTTTATCTCGCTGAGCAGAAGCTCGATGAGAAGCAGGCTAAAGAAGTGTTGAAACAGCACTTCGAAAAATCGGACAAGGAACAGTGGGGATGGAACATTGTCGAGTTCTACCTGGGCAACATTAGCGAACAAACGTTAATGGAAAGGCTCAAGGCGGACGCAACGGATAACACCTCGCTCGCTGAGCATCTCAGTGAAACCAACTTCTATTTAGGTAAGTACTACCTAAGTCTGGGGGATTTGGACAGCGCCACGGCACTGTTCAAACTGGCGGTTGCCAACAACGTTCATAACTTTGTTGAGCACCGATACGCATTGTTGGAATTATCGCTCCTGGGCCAGGACCAAGATGACCTGGCAGAATCGGACCAGCAATAG
- the pnp gene encoding polyribonucleotide nucleotidyltransferase, translating into MLNPIVRKFQYGQHTVTLETGMMARQATAAVMVSMDDTAVFVTVVGQKKAKPGQDFFPLTVNYQERTYAAGRIPGSFFRREGRPSEGETLIARLIDRPIRPLFPEGFVNEVQVIATVVSVNPQVNPDIVAMIGASAALSLSGIPFNGPIGAARVGYINDQYVLNPTQDELKESKLDLVVAGTEAAVLMVESEAELLSEDVMLGAVVFGHEQQQVVIQNINELVKEAGKPRWDWQPEPVNEALNARVAALAEARLSDAYRITDKQERYAQVDVIKSETIATLLAEDETLDENELGEILHAIEKNVVRSRVLAGEPRIDGREKDMIRGLDVRTGVLPRTHGSALFTRGETQALVTATLGTARDAQVLDELMGERTDTFLFHYNFPPYSVGETGMVGSPKRREIGHGRLAKRGVLAVMPDMDKFPYTVRVVSEITESNGSSSMASVCGASLALMDAGVPIKAAVAGIAMGLVKEGDNYVVLSDILGDEDHLGDMDFKVAGSRDGISALQMDIKIEGITKEIMQVALNQAKGARLHILGVMEQAINVPRGDISEFAPRIHTIKINPDKIKDVIGKGGSVIRALTEETGTTIEIEDDGTVKIAATDGEKAKHAIRRIEEITAEIEVGRVYNGKVTRIVDFGAFVAIGGGKEGLVHISQIADKRVEKVTDYLQMGQEVPVKVLEVDRQGRIRLSIKEATEQSQPAVAPEAPAAEQGE; encoded by the coding sequence TTGCTTAATCCGATCGTTCGTAAATTCCAGTACGGCCAACATACCGTTACACTGGAAACTGGCATGATGGCGCGTCAAGCCACTGCCGCAGTTATGGTTAGCATGGATGACACCGCGGTATTCGTTACCGTTGTTGGCCAGAAAAAAGCCAAACCAGGTCAGGACTTCTTCCCTCTGACCGTTAACTATCAGGAGCGTACCTACGCTGCTGGTCGTATCCCGGGTAGCTTCTTCCGTCGTGAAGGTCGTCCAAGCGAAGGCGAAACCCTGATCGCGCGTCTGATTGACCGCCCGATTCGCCCGCTGTTCCCGGAAGGCTTCGTCAACGAAGTTCAGGTTATCGCCACCGTGGTTTCTGTTAACCCGCAGGTTAACCCGGATATCGTTGCGATGATTGGTGCTTCCGCAGCACTGTCTCTGTCTGGTATCCCGTTCAATGGTCCGATTGGTGCTGCTCGCGTGGGTTACATCAATGACCAGTATGTACTGAACCCAACTCAGGATGAGCTGAAAGAGAGCAAACTGGATCTGGTTGTTGCCGGTACTGAAGCCGCTGTGCTGATGGTTGAATCTGAAGCAGAACTGCTGAGCGAAGACGTCATGTTGGGCGCAGTGGTGTTCGGTCATGAACAGCAGCAGGTTGTTATTCAGAACATCAATGAACTGGTGAAAGAAGCCGGTAAACCGCGTTGGGACTGGCAGCCGGAGCCGGTAAACGAAGCGCTGAACGCGCGCGTTGCTGCACTGGCTGAAGCTCGTCTGAGCGATGCTTACCGCATCACCGACAAACAAGAGCGTTATGCACAGGTTGATGTCATCAAATCTGAAACCATCGCTACGCTGCTTGCTGAAGACGAAACCCTGGACGAAAACGAACTGGGTGAAATTCTGCACGCTATCGAGAAAAACGTTGTTCGTAGCCGCGTACTGGCAGGCGAACCGCGTATCGACGGTCGTGAAAAAGATATGATCCGTGGTCTGGATGTGCGCACAGGCGTGCTGCCGCGTACTCACGGTTCTGCGCTGTTTACCCGTGGTGAAACTCAGGCGCTGGTTACCGCAACACTGGGTACTGCACGTGACGCACAGGTTCTTGATGAACTGATGGGCGAACGTACTGACACCTTCCTGTTCCACTACAACTTCCCTCCGTACTCCGTAGGCGAAACCGGCATGGTCGGTTCTCCGAAGCGTCGTGAAATTGGTCACGGTCGTTTGGCGAAGCGCGGCGTGCTGGCAGTAATGCCGGATATGGACAAATTCCCGTACACCGTACGTGTTGTGTCTGAAATCACCGAATCCAACGGTTCTTCTTCTATGGCTTCTGTGTGCGGTGCGTCTCTGGCGCTGATGGACGCAGGTGTGCCAATCAAAGCCGCTGTTGCGGGTATCGCAATGGGTCTGGTGAAAGAAGGCGACAACTACGTTGTATTGTCTGACATTCTGGGTGACGAAGACCACCTGGGCGATATGGACTTCAAAGTTGCGGGTTCCCGTGACGGTATCTCTGCACTGCAGATGGATATCAAAATTGAAGGTATTACCAAAGAGATCATGCAGGTTGCGCTGAACCAGGCTAAAGGTGCGCGTCTGCACATTCTGGGCGTAATGGAACAGGCGATCAACGTGCCGCGTGGCGATATCTCTGAGTTCGCTCCGCGTATCCATACTATTAAGATTAACCCGGACAAGATTAAAGACGTTATCGGTAAAGGCGGTTCTGTAATCCGTGCTCTGACTGAAGAAACCGGCACCACTATCGAAATCGAAGATGACGGTACTGTGAAGATCGCCGCGACCGACGGCGAGAAAGCAAAACACGCTATTCGTCGTATCGAAGAGATCACTGCAGAAATCGAAGTGGGTCGCGTCTACAATGGTAAAGTGACCCGTATCGTTGACTTTGGCGCATTTGTTGCCATCGGCGGCGGTAAAGAAGGTCTGGTACACATCTCTCAAATCGCTGACAAGCGTGTTGAGAAAGTGACTGATTACCTGCAGATGGGTCAGGAAGTACCGGTAAAAGTTCTGGAAGTTGATCGCCAGGGCCGTATCCGTCTGAGCATTAAAGAAGCGACTGAGCAGTCTCAACCTGCTGTAGCACCGGAAGCTCCGGCTGCTGAACAGGGCGAGTAA
- the deaD gene encoding ATP-dependent RNA helicase DeaD — translation MAEFETTFADLGLKAPILEALNDLGYEKPSPIQAECIPHLLNGRDVLGMAQTGSGKTAAFSLPLLQNLDPELKAPQILVLAPTRELAVQVAEAMTDFSKHMRGVNVVALYGGQRYDVQLRALRQGPQIVVGTPGRLLDHLKRGTLDLSKLSGLVLDEADEMLRMGFIEDVETIMAQIPEGHQTALFSATMPEAIRRITRRFMKEPQEVRIQSSVTTRPDISQSYWTVWGMRKNEALVRFLEAEDFDAAIIFVRTKNATLEVAEALERSGYNSAALNGDMNQALREQTLERLKDGRLDILIATDVAARGLDVERISLVVNYDIPMDSESYVHRIGRTGRAGRAGRALLFVENRERRLLRNIERTMKLTIPEVELPNAELLGKRRLEKFAAKVQQQLESSDLDQYRALLSKIQPTAEGEELDLETLAAALLKMAQGERTLIVPPDAPMRPKREFRDRDDRGPRDRNDRGPRGDREDRPRRERRDVGDMQLYRIEVGRDDGVEVRHIVGAIANEGDISSRYIGNIKLFASHSTIELPKGMPGEVLQHFTRTRILNKPMNMQLLGDAQPQTERRGGGRGVGGERREGGRNFSGERREGGRGDGRRFSGERREGRAPRREESTGRRRFGGDA, via the coding sequence ATGGCTGAATTCGAAACCACTTTTGCAGATCTGGGCCTGAAGGCTCCTATCCTTGAAGCCCTTAACGATCTGGGTTACGAAAAACCATCTCCAATTCAGGCAGAGTGTATCCCACATCTGCTGAATGGCCGCGACGTTCTGGGTATGGCCCAGACGGGGAGCGGAAAAACTGCAGCATTCTCTTTACCTCTGCTGCAAAATCTTGATCCTGAGCTGAAAGCACCACAGATTCTGGTGTTGGCACCGACCCGCGAACTGGCGGTACAGGTTGCTGAAGCAATGACGGATTTCTCTAAACACATGCGCGGCGTAAACGTGGTTGCCCTTTACGGCGGCCAGCGTTATGACGTGCAATTACGTGCCCTGCGTCAGGGGCCGCAGATCGTTGTCGGTACTCCGGGCCGTCTGCTGGACCACCTGAAACGTGGCACTCTGGATCTCTCTAAACTGAGCGGTCTGGTTCTGGATGAAGCTGACGAAATGCTGCGCATGGGCTTCATCGAAGACGTTGAAACCATTATGGCGCAGATCCCGGAAGGTCATCAGACCGCTCTGTTCTCTGCAACCATGCCGGAAGCGATTCGTCGCATTACCCGCCGCTTTATGAAAGAGCCGCAGGAAGTGCGCATTCAGTCCAGCGTGACTACCCGCCCTGACATCAGCCAGAGCTACTGGACTGTCTGGGGTATGCGCAAAAACGAAGCGCTGGTACGTTTCCTGGAAGCGGAAGATTTTGATGCGGCGATTATCTTCGTTCGTACCAAAAACGCGACTCTGGAAGTGGCTGAAGCCCTTGAGCGCAGCGGTTACAATAGTGCTGCCCTGAACGGTGACATGAACCAGGCACTGCGTGAGCAGACTCTGGAACGTCTGAAAGATGGTCGTCTGGATATCCTGATCGCGACCGACGTTGCGGCCCGTGGCCTGGACGTTGAGCGTATCAGCCTGGTGGTTAACTACGATATCCCGATGGATTCCGAGTCTTACGTTCACCGTATCGGTCGTACCGGTCGTGCGGGTCGTGCGGGTCGTGCGCTGCTGTTCGTTGAGAACCGCGAGCGTCGTCTGCTGCGCAACATTGAACGTACTATGAAACTGACCATTCCAGAAGTAGAACTGCCGAACGCAGAACTGCTGGGCAAACGCCGTCTGGAAAAATTTGCTGCTAAAGTACAGCAGCAACTGGAAAGCAGCGATCTGGATCAATACCGTGCACTGCTGAGCAAAATTCAGCCGACTGCAGAAGGTGAAGAGCTGGATCTCGAAACTCTGGCTGCCGCACTGCTGAAAATGGCACAGGGCGAACGTACTCTGATCGTGCCGCCAGATGCGCCGATGCGTCCGAAACGTGAGTTCCGTGACCGTGATGATCGTGGTCCGCGCGATCGTAACGACCGTGGCCCGCGTGGTGACCGTGAAGATCGTCCGCGTCGTGAACGTCGCGATGTTGGCGATATGCAGTTGTACCGCATTGAGGTGGGTCGTGATGATGGCGTTGAAGTTCGTCATATCGTTGGCGCAATTGCTAACGAAGGTGACATCAGCAGCCGTTACATCGGTAACATCAAGCTGTTTGCTTCTCACTCCACCATCGAATTGCCGAAAGGTATGCCGGGTGAAGTGCTGCAACACTTTACGCGTACCCGCATCCTCAACAAGCCGATGAACATGCAACTGCTGGGCGATGCACAGCCGCAAACTGAACGTCGTGGTGGTGGTCGTGGTGTCGGTGGCGAGCGTCGTGAAGGCGGTCGCAACTTCAGCGGTGAACGCCGTGAAGGTGGTCGTGGTGATGGTCGTCGCTTCAGTGGCGAACGTCGCGAAGGCCGTGCACCGCGTCGTGAAGAGTCT
- the rpsO gene encoding 30S ribosomal protein S15 has product MSLSTEATAKIVSEFGRGANDTGSTEVQVALLTAQINHLQGHFAEHKKDHHSRRGLLRMVSQRRKLLDYLKRKDVARYTQLIERLGLRR; this is encoded by the coding sequence ATGTCTCTAAGTACTGAAGCAACAGCTAAAATCGTTTCTGAGTTTGGTCGTGGTGCAAACGACACCGGTTCTACCGAAGTTCAGGTAGCACTGCTGACTGCACAGATTAACCACCTGCAGGGCCACTTTGCAGAGCACAAAAAAGATCACCACAGCCGTCGTGGTCTGCTGCGCATGGTTTCTCAGCGTCGTAAACTGCTCGACTACCTGAAACGTAAAGACGTAGCACGTTACACCCAGCTCATCGAGCGCCTGGGTCTGCGTCGCTAA
- the yrbN gene encoding protein YrbN produces the protein MKIADQFHDELCRLAAINFEAHVLHG, from the coding sequence ATGAAAATTGCTGATCAATTTCATGATGAGTTATGTAGACTGGCCGCCATTAATTTTGAGGCACACGTACTACATGGCTGA
- the rbfA gene encoding 30S ribosome-binding factor RbfA, with protein MAKEFGRPQRVAQEMQKEIALILQREIKDPRLGMMTTVSGVEMSRDLAYAKVYVTFLNDKDEDAVKAGIKALQEASGFIRSLLGKAMRLRIVPELTFFYDNSLVEGMRMSNLVTSVVKHDEERRVNPDDSKED; from the coding sequence ATGGCGAAAGAATTTGGTCGCCCGCAGCGCGTAGCGCAGGAAATGCAAAAAGAGATCGCTCTCATCCTGCAACGCGAAATTAAAGATCCTCGTCTGGGCATGATGACCACCGTTTCCGGTGTCGAGATGTCTCGTGACCTGGCCTATGCCAAAGTGTATGTAACTTTCCTCAACGACAAAGATGAAGATGCGGTAAAAGCGGGCATCAAAGCGTTGCAGGAAGCCTCCGGCTTTATCCGCAGCCTACTTGGTAAAGCGATGCGCCTGCGTATCGTGCCGGAACTGACCTTCTTCTACGACAACTCACTGGTTGAAGGGATGCGTATGTCAAACCTGGTGACCAGTGTGGTTAAGCATGACGAAGAACGTCGTGTTAATCCGGACGACAGCAAGGAGGACTAA
- the truB gene encoding tRNA pseudouridine(55) synthase TruB — MSRPRRRGRDINGVLLLDKPQGMSSNDALQKVKRIYNANRAGHTGALDPLATGMLPICLGEATKFSQYLLDSDKRYRVIARLGQRTDTSDADGQIVEERPVTFSAEQLAAALDSFRGDIEQIPSMYSALKYQGKKLYEYARQGIEVPREARPITVYELLFIRHEGNELELEIHCSKGTYIRTIIDDLGEKLGCGAHVIYLRRLAVSKYPVERMVTLEHLRELVEQAEQQGISAAQLLDPLLMPMDSPASDYPVVNLPLTSSVYFKNGNPVRTSGAPLEGLVRVTEGENGKFIGMGEIDDEGRVAPRRLVVEYPA, encoded by the coding sequence ATGAGTCGTCCTCGTCGTCGCGGCCGCGACATTAACGGCGTTTTGTTGCTGGATAAACCGCAGGGTATGTCCAGCAACGATGCGTTGCAAAAAGTGAAACGCATTTATAACGCCAATCGTGCTGGACATACCGGCGCGCTGGACCCGCTGGCGACCGGCATGTTGCCGATTTGTCTCGGGGAAGCGACGAAGTTTTCCCAGTACCTGCTGGACTCTGATAAACGTTATCGGGTGATTGCGCGTCTTGGACAGCGTACTGATACTTCTGACGCAGACGGACAAATCGTTGAGGAGCGCCCGGTAACCTTTAGTGCAGAGCAACTGGCGGCGGCACTCGATTCATTCCGTGGCGATATTGAACAAATCCCTTCGATGTATTCTGCGCTGAAATATCAGGGTAAAAAACTGTACGAGTACGCGCGTCAGGGCATTGAAGTGCCTCGTGAAGCACGACCGATTACCGTTTATGAGTTGCTGTTTATTCGTCACGAAGGCAATGAACTGGAGCTGGAAATTCATTGCTCAAAAGGCACCTATATCCGCACCATCATTGATGACCTGGGTGAAAAACTTGGCTGTGGCGCACATGTGATTTATCTGCGCCGTCTGGCTGTAAGCAAATATCCGGTTGAACGAATGGTGACTCTGGAACATCTGCGTGAACTTGTCGAGCAAGCCGAACAGCAGGGTATTTCGGCGGCACAATTACTTGATCCATTACTGATGCCAATGGACAGTCCAGCTTCGGACTACCCGGTGGTGAATCTTCCGCTAACGTCTTCTGTTTACTTCAAAAATGGTAACCCGGTTCGTACATCCGGTGCGCCACTGGAAGGACTGGTTCGTGTTACAGAAGGTGAAAACGGTAAGTTTATCGGTATGGGCGAAATTGACGATGAAGGCCGCGTTGCGCCTCGTCGCCTGGTGGTTGAATACCCGGCGTAA